Below is a window of Paramagnetospirillum magneticum AMB-1 DNA.
GCCCGACTCCCCGTCCCCCCGCTGAGCCCGGGCGACCACCAGCCGCAGGATGTAATCGAGGGACAGGATCACCAGGAACAGCCCGCCCGTCGCCGAGACGGCGCCTTCGAACCCGATCCAGGCGTCCGGCACCGTGTCGACGATGGCGATGGTGGTGGACAGCACGATGCAGACCACCAGCAATCCCCGGTAGACCATGGCACGCATGGAGGGAAACGGCCCCTCTCCCACCAATCCGTAAAGCCAGTCGATCATGGCTCCCCCTTCGATCCGGCAATACTATAGCGATGCCACGCCGAGGGTGCATCGTCGGATTTACGATGAAAGCCGAGGCCCCCTACCCCAAAGGCAGGGAGAACTCGGCCACCACCGGGGCGTGATAGCTTTCCGGCGGCGCATGAATGGTGGCGGGCGAGACCAGTTCGTCGCCCAGGGTCTCGTTGTGGATCTCGGCTCCCAGGTACCATCCCAGCAGCGGCCGCGACACCAGGATGTGGTCCAGCATCACCGGTCGGCCGTGATGAATCACCGAATAGCGCTGGCCTTCCGGCAGGCTGCGCTCCAGCGGCACCAGCATGCGCATGGCCAGATGGCCGTTGCCGGTGTCCTCGTCGTCGCCCTTGATGATGCGCATGCCGGCCTCGTGCTCGCCGGCATTGAAGTCGCCGCACACCACCACCAGGGCATCGGGGCGGGCGTCGAAGATTTCCTCGACCAGCAGGCGGACCTCCAGGGCCTGTCCCGCCTGCTTGACCCCGGCCAGGAAGTAGCCCTCGGCCCAGCCGCCCACCGACAGCCAGCGGCCGAACCGCTCCTTTTGGCCCTGCAGCCAGACGGCGCGCGGCGCACGCAGATGGACGTTGATCACGTGCAACGAGCGCCCGCCCGGCAGGCCAAGCTCGGCGTGCAGGATCGGGCGATCCCATTCCACGCGCTGGGGCTCGTCCGGGGCGGGATTGGCCCGGACCGGGCGATAGGCGCAAGGTGGGACCAGATCGTGCCAGACCTGGCGGTGTGCCCGGATGGGCATCTTGGAAATGATCACCAGATTGTGCTTGTCCGACGGATGGACGCCGCCGCGGTTGAGGCTGTGGACCCGGTGCCAGTGCTCGTACTCGGTCCCGGCCAGCAGGCGGTCGAGGGCGGTGAAAAGCCTCGGCCCGCTCTTGGTGACCGAATGGGTGTTGACCTCCTGCAGGCACAGCACGTCGGCCCGCAGGCGCTGGAACTGCGGACGCATCAGCGCCACCCGGTCGTCGAAATCGATTCCGCCCGCCGGGCGCTCGTCCAGATTCTCCAGATTGAAAGTGGCGATTCTCAGCGGCGTCACGTCGTCCTCCCTGCCGCCTTGAGTCTACCATCATCCACCGCCGCCTCGACATGCGGAATGCTTGTACCCTTTAGGATGTAGGGTATAGTGGGAGCGGACGGGAACGCAGGGGCGGGGGACCCGATGACATCGATCGCGTGGAGCGAGGCTTTCAGCGTGGGCAATTCCCTGCTGGATTCTGACCACCGGATCCTTTTTGACCTGCTGACGCAACTGTTCGACGCCACCGATACCGGCCAGAGCCGCGACGTGGTGGGCAGCGTGCTGTCCGCCCTTTCTGAATATGCAGAACACCATTTCCGTCGGGAGGAAGCCTTATTGGCCGCCTCCGGATACCCTGATATCGAAATTCACAGGGCCGAACACCGCCGGCTCGAAGATCATGTGCGCGACATTTCCGGGCGCTATCGCGCCGGAGAACGCGGCGTGCTCGACGAACAGGTTGTGGAATTGCTCAAGAAGTGGTTGACCCAGCACATCCAGGTTACGGATAAATCATACAAGCCGTGGGTTGAGCGGACAGCAGATGGCGGAACCATACCGCCGTCGGTGACATGAGGGACGCCAGACAGTCATGACGACCGAGCGCAAATTGTTCACGGCCGAGATCAAGCGGCTTCAAGAGCGTGGCGTCGCGACGCCCAATGCCTCCAATTCCGAGGTCCTCAAAGCCATCAACGATCTGCGTGGCGACATCAAGGGCCTGGAAGCGCTGGTCCGCGGCGAGGCGCCGCCGCCGGTGGCGGCCGCCCCTATCGACGACGTACTGCCCCAGAAGGCCGCCGAAGTCTCCATGCTGAAGACGGAACTGCGCGCCCTGGCTGTCTGCATCGAGCACACCAAGGCGGAAATCGCCGCGCTCCGCCCCAAGGACGCCGACGACGACCGGCTGATTGCCGTGACCTTCGAGCTGGACGCCATCGTGTCGTCCACCGAACGGGCCACCGAGCAGATCCTCGAAGCGTCCGAAAAGATCGAGACCATCGGCCGGGAAATCCGGGCGCATGCCGCCGATTCCTATGTGGGCCGCCTGGTGGAGGACATCAACGACACCGTCAGCTCCATCTTCGAGGCCTGTAATTTCCAGGACATTACCGGCCAACGCATTACCAAGGTGGTGAAGACCCTGAAATACGTCGAGGCCCGCATCAACGCCATGATCGAAATCTGGGGACCGGAGAACATCTCCGATGTCTCGCCCAAGATCTTCGAGGAGCACAAGGACGACGATTCCAAGCTGCTCAACGGCCCAGCCCTGGAAAACCAGGGAATCTCCCAGGACGAGATCGACAAGCTGTTCGGGTAAATACGGCAAACACCCGACACGAACCAAGTATAGCGACAATAAAGGCCTCCAAATTCCGGAGGCCTTTTCTTTTGAACGCCATTCACATATCGCGGCACTTGACCTGCTCTCTCCAGGCCCTAAAGTGGGGCCGCGTCAGACGGCCGGACGGCCGCCCTCGGATTCACCTCCGGGGGAGGAAAGTCCGGGCTCCACGGAATACACGGTGCCGGATAACGTCCGGCGGGGGCGACCCTAGGGAAAGTGCCACAGAAAGCAAACCGCCCGCTCCCAGGCCTTCGGGTTTGGCAGCTGGTAAGGGTGAAAGGGTGCGGTAAGAGCGCACCGCGCGACCGGCAACGGAAGCGGCACGGTAAACCCCACCGGGAGCAAGACCAAATAGGGACGGCACTGTTCTTCTTCGGAAGGACGAAACGCGTTTCCGCGTCGCCGTCCGGGTCGGTCGCGAGAGGCGTCCGGTAACGGACGTCCCAGATGAATGGCCGTCACCCGCTTTCGGGCGGGGACAGAACCCGGCTTACAGGCCGTCTGACGCATTTCCCATGAATTCCCAAACCATGCCGCCAACCCTCGATGGGGCGATTCGGGCCTCTGTTCACGATGTGGTCCCGCCCGGGTTTTTCCACCCTTCGGACTCCTGATTGTGAAAAATTAGTAAATATCAAGGTGCTGCGGGGCGTTCCTCGAGTACTTTAGTAAAAACTTGCCAGCATTGTTCCTAATTGCCTCTTTCCCATGCGATTACTATCCGATTCCATTGACTCCCATGATTTCCCATGATATCCCATTAATCACCATCCCATCGGGGCGCACAGGTGTATTGCGCCCTGGGGGACGGAGCAGGGGTTTTCGGGCACAGCAAGCGGAAGGCGGACGAGGGTGGCACTCTTCCTCTCCACATTCGTCAATAGGGTCGATAAGAAGGGTCGGGTCTCCGTCCCCGCGACCTTTCGTGCTGCCTTGGCCGCCCAAAGCTTCGCCGGCATCGTTTGCTACCGCTCCTTCACCAACGCCTGCATCGAAGGCTGCGGCATGGACTTCATGGAGCGCCTGTCCGACGGCGCCCAGAGCTTCGACGCCTTTTCCGCCGAACAGGAGGATCTGTCGGCCCTGATCTTCGCCGATGCCCGCCAGTTGCCCTGGGACCCCGAGGGCCGCATCGTCCTGCCCGAGGACATCCTGGCCCATGCCGGCATCTCTGAATCCGTGTCCTTTGTCGGCAAGGGCCAGACCTTCCAGATCTGGGCGCCCGACGCCTATAAGGCGGTCGAGGCCGAGATTCGCGCCCGCGCCCTGCAATCCCGCCCCACCCTGCCCCTGCGCCCCAGGGTGTCCTCGTGAGCCCGCAACCCCACATCCCCGTCCTGCTGGCCGAGGTGATCGCCGCGCTGGCGCCCCGGAATGACGGCGTTTACCTGGACGGCACCTTCGGCGCCGGCGGCTATAGCCGCGCCATCCTGGCGGCCTCGGCCTGCCGGGTGTGGGCCATCGACCGCGACCCCACCGCCGTGGCGCGCGGCAAGCTTCTGGAAGAGGGCTCGGCCGGGCGCTTTTCCATGATCGAGGGCCGTTTCGGCGACATGGACTCCTTGCTGCGTCAGCAGGGCGTCAACCAGGTTGACGGCATCGCCTTGGACATCGGCGTATCCTCCATGCAGATCGACCAGCCGGAACGCGGCTTCTCCTTCGCCAAGGACGGGCCGCTGGACATGCGCATGGAGACCAAGGGTCCCAGCGCCGCCGACATGGTCAACGACACGCCCGAGACCGAACTGGCCAACATCATCTACCGCTATGGCGAGGAGCGCCTGTCGCGCCGCGTGGCCAAGGCCATCGTCGAGGCCCGCCGCCTCAAGCGCTTCGAGCGCACCGGCGAACTGGCCGAGGTGGTCCGCAAGGTGGTGCCGCGCTCGGGCGACGGCATCGACCCGGCCACCCGCACCTTCCAGGCGCTGCGCATCGCGGTCAACGACGAGTTGGGCGAGCTGGAGCGCGGCCTGGAAGCCGCCGAACGCCTGCTGGCCCCCGGCGGCCATCTGGCGGTGGTGACCTTCCACTCGCTGGAAGACCGGGTGGTGAAGTCCTTCCTCAAGGCCCGCTCGGGCGAGGCGGCGCGCCCCTCGCGCCACGTGCCCCAGGCCCAGGGCTCCGGCCCCGCCGCCAGCTTCGCCCTGCTGTCGCGCAAGGCCATCGGCCCCGCCCCGGACGAAGCCCGCGCCAATCCCCGCGCCCGCTCGGCCAAGCTGCGCGCCGCCGCCCGCACCGCCGCCCCCGCCTGGGAGACCGTATCATGAGGCGCGGACTGACCGGCACCATCACCTGGACCCTGCTGGCGCTGTGCGTCGGCGTGGTGCTGTTCGTGGTGAAATACGAGGTCAAGGACCTGGAGGCGCGCCTGGCCGGGCTGAACGCCGAGATTCACCGCAACCAGGAGACCATCCACATCCTGCGCGCCGAATGGAGCTATCTCAACGACCCCATCCGCCTGCGCACCCTGTCCGAGAAGCACCTGGGCATGAAGCCGGTGACGCCGACCCAGGTGGCGACGCTGGACACCCTGCCCAAGGACGGCATCCCCGCCACCGGCGTGGTCTACGCCGCCGTCTCCCCGTCCCGCCTGTCCCTGCCGGTGCAGGCCCCCGCCGCCCAGGCGCCCAAGCCCGCCGCTCCGGTCACGCCAGTCAAGCTGGCGGAAGGCCCGGCCAAGCCCCGGCCGGTGGACAATGCCCGACCCCAGCCGGGCAAGCCGCAAACGCCCAAGCCCGGCACCGTCACCACGGCCCAAGGTCCCACGGTCAAACCCCTGGACGCCCCCGTGGCGGCCCCGGCTCCGGCCCCTGCCCTGGCGAAGGGCGGCCGGAGCATCGTCATTCCGTCCCCGGCCCTGGCCCAATCCGAGCAGGGAGGGGCACGGTGAGCATCTTCGCGCCCCGCCGCCACACTCCGGGCTTCCACGCCGGCGACGACCTTCAGGCCGGCGCCGCGCTTCGTCTGGACGGCGTGCGCATGCAGGCCATCGAGACCGGCCGGTCGCGTCTGGTGGTCACCGCCATGGTCTTCCTGCTGGCCTTCGCCGCCATCGGGGCACGCATGGTCGACGTGGCGGTCGTCGACCGCAATCCGCCCAAGGCCCACGCTCAGCCCCAGGCCCGCAGCGACGAGCTTCAGATGGAACGGGGCGACATCTCGGACCGTACCGGGGTGCTGCTGGCCTCGTCCCTGCCCACCGTCTCGCTGTTCGCCCGGCCCGAGGATCTGAAGATCGCCAAGGTCGACGTGGAGAACGCCGCCATCCGCCTGGTGACCGTGCTGCCCGAGCTGGACCTGGAAGAGACCATCGAGCGCCTGTCGTCGGGCCGTCAGTTCGTCTACCTCAAGCGCAACCTGACGCCCCGCCAGCAATACGACGTCAATTCCCTGGGCATTCCCGGCCTGCTGTTCGAGAAGGGCGAGCGCCGCATCTATCCCCACGGCCCACTGGCCTCCCACGCCGTGGGCGTCACCGACGTGGACAACAAGGGCGTGGCCGGCATCGAGAAGCGCTTCGA
It encodes the following:
- a CDS encoding protein phosphatase CheZ, translating into MTTERKLFTAEIKRLQERGVATPNASNSEVLKAINDLRGDIKGLEALVRGEAPPPVAAAPIDDVLPQKAAEVSMLKTELRALAVCIEHTKAEIAALRPKDADDDRLIAVTFELDAIVSSTERATEQILEASEKIETIGREIRAHAADSYVGRLVEDINDTVSSIFEACNFQDITGQRITKVVKTLKYVEARINAMIEIWGPENISDVSPKIFEEHKDDDSKLLNGPALENQGISQDEIDKLFG
- a CDS encoding cell division protein FtsL; the protein is MRRGLTGTITWTLLALCVGVVLFVVKYEVKDLEARLAGLNAEIHRNQETIHILRAEWSYLNDPIRLRTLSEKHLGMKPVTPTQVATLDTLPKDGIPATGVVYAAVSPSRLSLPVQAPAAQAPKPAAPVTPVKLAEGPAKPRPVDNARPQPGKPQTPKPGTVTTAQGPTVKPLDAPVAAPAPAPALAKGGRSIVIPSPALAQSEQGGAR
- the mraZ gene encoding division/cell wall cluster transcriptional repressor MraZ, whose product is MALFLSTFVNRVDKKGRVSVPATFRAALAAQSFAGIVCYRSFTNACIEGCGMDFMERLSDGAQSFDAFSAEQEDLSALIFADARQLPWDPEGRIVLPEDILAHAGISESVSFVGKGQTFQIWAPDAYKAVEAEIRARALQSRPTLPLRPRVSS
- a CDS encoding endonuclease/exonuclease/phosphatase family protein, translated to MTPLRIATFNLENLDERPAGGIDFDDRVALMRPQFQRLRADVLCLQEVNTHSVTKSGPRLFTALDRLLAGTEYEHWHRVHSLNRGGVHPSDKHNLVIISKMPIRAHRQVWHDLVPPCAYRPVRANPAPDEPQRVEWDRPILHAELGLPGGRSLHVINVHLRAPRAVWLQGQKERFGRWLSVGGWAEGYFLAGVKQAGQALEVRLLVEEIFDARPDALVVVCGDFNAGEHEAGMRIIKGDDEDTGNGHLAMRMLVPLERSLPEGQRYSVIHHGRPVMLDHILVSRPLLGWYLGAEIHNETLGDELVSPATIHAPPESYHAPVVAEFSLPLG
- the rsmH gene encoding 16S rRNA (cytosine(1402)-N(4))-methyltransferase RsmH is translated as MSPQPHIPVLLAEVIAALAPRNDGVYLDGTFGAGGYSRAILAASACRVWAIDRDPTAVARGKLLEEGSAGRFSMIEGRFGDMDSLLRQQGVNQVDGIALDIGVSSMQIDQPERGFSFAKDGPLDMRMETKGPSAADMVNDTPETELANIIYRYGEERLSRRVAKAIVEARRLKRFERTGELAEVVRKVVPRSGDGIDPATRTFQALRIAVNDELGELERGLEAAERLLAPGGHLAVVTFHSLEDRVVKSFLKARSGEAARPSRHVPQAQGSGPAASFALLSRKAIGPAPDEARANPRARSAKLRAAARTAAPAWETVS
- a CDS encoding bacteriohemerythrin encodes the protein MTSIAWSEAFSVGNSLLDSDHRILFDLLTQLFDATDTGQSRDVVGSVLSALSEYAEHHFRREEALLAASGYPDIEIHRAEHRRLEDHVRDISGRYRAGERGVLDEQVVELLKKWLTQHIQVTDKSYKPWVERTADGGTIPPSVT